The segment CAGCGTGACGCCCCGGTGGGCGCCGGACGACTGAATTTGGGTGGTGCTACGCACCAACAGGGGAAAGTCCCGTGGTCATCTGGCTCCAGCGTACCGCCCGTGTTTGCGTACCACGCGCATCGCGGCCGCCGGCACGAGACCGTCGACGGGCAAGCCGGCCGCCATGCGCTGGCGCACCAGCGAGGACGACACGTCGATCGACGGGACGTCGACCACTTCCACCTTCCAGCCGGGCACGTCGACGACCTCGTCGAAGCGCGGCCGGTTCACCACGACGAGGGTGACGAGCGCTCGCAGGTCCTCGACGCGATGCCATGTGTCAAGCTGCTTCGCCGCGTCGTAACCGACGACGAGGAACAACTCGCCCGTGGGGTCGAGCGCCTTGAGCTCCTCGACGGTGTCGATCGTGTAGGTCGGTCCGCCCCGGTCGACTTCACGGGCATCGGCGGTGATCGCCGGCAGCTCGATGTCGTAGATCGCTGCCTGCACCGCGGCGTAGCGCTCGGCGGCCGGCGCCACCGGCGGCGGGTCTTTCTGCCAGGGGTCGCCGGCGACGATCACGTGCATCTCGTCGAGCCGCAACGCGTGGTGCACCGTCGTCGCCACCACGATGTGGCCGACGTGAATCGGATCGAACGTCCCGCCGAAGAGGCCGATGCGCATTTACGTCCCGGCGAGTTTGGCGACGACGGGCGCGAACGCGTCCATGGCGTCGCCCTGGACCACGATGTCGTTGAAGCCGAACTCCTCGCGGCGCTTCTGGAG is part of the Acidimicrobiales bacterium genome and harbors:
- the nadD gene encoding nicotinate-nucleotide adenylyltransferase, whose protein sequence is MRIGLFGGTFDPIHVGHIVVATTVHHALRLDEMHVIVAGDPWQKDPPPVAPAAERYAAVQAAIYDIELPAITADAREVDRGGPTYTIDTVEELKALDPTGELFLVVGYDAAKQLDTWHRVEDLRALVTLVVVNRPRFDEVVDVPGWKVEVVDVPSIDVSSSLVRQRMAAGLPVDGLVPAAAMRVVRKHGRYAGAR